In one window of Phoenix dactylifera cultivar Barhee BC4 unplaced genomic scaffold, palm_55x_up_171113_PBpolish2nd_filt_p 000297F, whole genome shotgun sequence DNA:
- the LOC103698623 gene encoding probable steroid-binding protein 3, whose amino-acid sequence MEVTAQQLKGFDGSDPSKPIYIAIWGTIYDITSDKGFYGPGGSYAVFSSWEVSWALAKMSKSEEDVCGNLDGHSDKEMGILQDWEKKFQAKYPVVSHLAS is encoded by the coding sequence ATGGAGGTAACGGCACAGCAGCTCAAGGGTTTCGATGGCTCGGACCCAAGCAAGCCCATCTACATCGCGATCTGGGGGACGATCTACGACATAACATCCGACAAGGGATTTTACGGACCCGGCGGCTCCTACGCCGTCTTCTCCAGCTGGGAGGTGAGCTGGGCGCTGGCCAAGATGAGCAAGAGCGAGGAGGACGTCTGCGGCAACCTCGACGGCCACTCCGACAAGGAGATGGGCATCCTTCAGGACTGGGAGAAGAAGTTCCAGGCCAAATATCCCGTCGTCAGCCACCTCGCCTCTTGA